The genomic interval TCGTGGCCCAGGAGCTCCTCGCCGGCGCTCGCACCCCGCGACACGAGCGGCAGGCAGGAGCGCTCTACGAGCCCTTCGAGCGCGCTCGTCGGATCGTGACACCCAGCCACCGGGTCTGGAAGGAAGCGGGCACCCTCCTGGCGGCACTGGCGCGAAAGCAGCCACGCTTCCGGAGCAAGCTTGCGCGCGGCTTCCTGAACGACGTGCTCATCGCGCTGAGCGCCCGCGGGATCGGG from Deltaproteobacteria bacterium carries:
- a CDS encoding type II toxin-antitoxin system VapC family toxin is translated as MDRRVTSRWLFDTSVYVAVLRDEAFAREFRPRYLRDIPHTHFSSVVAQELLAGARTPRHERQAGALYEPFERARRIVTPSHRVWKEAGTLLAALARKQPRFRSKLARGFLNDVLIALSARGIGAAVVTRNGEDFRLIQQFRTFGLDVI